A genomic stretch from Ooceraea biroi isolate clonal line C1 chromosome 3, Obir_v5.4, whole genome shotgun sequence includes:
- the LOC105277039 gene encoding CAPA peptides isoform X1 — protein sequence MQHNRFFILVVLLVFSTSFNLARCLVGQHFQSAREAQKLKVNDRRSAGLVPYPRIGRNSEMATLPRSERALGMIHQPRIGRSDSLGNLNRFHDLSADDIEFYIMHDMDPDLLDLDYEEYANRPIAFKHTDKMQKDGSWLVPDHVHGYKDHHFAQKIDYPRSYYSALRDSRNTQGQGGYTPRLGRENEHDTASFL from the exons ATGCAGCACAACcgatttttcattctcgtAGTCCTTCTGGTATTTTCTACCTCCTTCAACC ttgCCAGATGCTTGGTCGGCCAGCACTTCCAATCCGCCAGAG AGgctcaaaaattaaaagtcaACGATAGGCGGTCCGCTGGACTGGTACCATATCCCAGGATTGGCCGGAATTCGGAAATGGCGACCTTGCCCAGATCGGAACGCGCTTTGGGAATGATACATCAGCCGCGAATTGGACGATCTGACAGTTTAGGCAATTTGAATCGATTCCACGATTTATCGGCCGACGATATTGAGTTCTACATTATGCACGATATGGATCCTGATCTTCTAGATCTCGATTACGAAG AATATGCGAACCGACCGATAGCATTTAAGCATACCGACAAAATGCAAAAGGACGGTTCCTGGTTAGTGCCCGATCATGTACACGGATATAAGGATCACCATTTTGCGCAAAAGATCGACTATCCTCGATCATACTACTCTGCTTTGCGAG ATTCTCGAAATACTCAAGGTCAAGGAGGCTACACTCCAAGATTGGGTCGCGAGAACGAGCATGACACCGCGAGTTTCCTGTAA
- the LOC105277039 gene encoding CAPA peptides isoform X2 — protein sequence MQHNRFFILVVLLVFSTSFNQAQKLKVNDRRSAGLVPYPRIGRNSEMATLPRSERALGMIHQPRIGRSDSLGNLNRFHDLSADDIEFYIMHDMDPDLLDLDYEEYANRPIAFKHTDKMQKDGSWLVPDHVHGYKDHHFAQKIDYPRSYYSALRDSRNTQGQGGYTPRLGRENEHDTASFL from the exons ATGCAGCACAACcgatttttcattctcgtAGTCCTTCTGGTATTTTCTACCTCCTTCAACC AGgctcaaaaattaaaagtcaACGATAGGCGGTCCGCTGGACTGGTACCATATCCCAGGATTGGCCGGAATTCGGAAATGGCGACCTTGCCCAGATCGGAACGCGCTTTGGGAATGATACATCAGCCGCGAATTGGACGATCTGACAGTTTAGGCAATTTGAATCGATTCCACGATTTATCGGCCGACGATATTGAGTTCTACATTATGCACGATATGGATCCTGATCTTCTAGATCTCGATTACGAAG AATATGCGAACCGACCGATAGCATTTAAGCATACCGACAAAATGCAAAAGGACGGTTCCTGGTTAGTGCCCGATCATGTACACGGATATAAGGATCACCATTTTGCGCAAAAGATCGACTATCCTCGATCATACTACTCTGCTTTGCGAG ATTCTCGAAATACTCAAGGTCAAGGAGGCTACACTCCAAGATTGGGTCGCGAGAACGAGCATGACACCGCGAGTTTCCTGTAA